The Candidatus Equadaptatus faecalis nucleotide sequence CAAGCAGTTTGTCTCCGCCTGCGGCGAGTATTCTGTCAACGGATTCCGTAACAGGAACAGCTTCGCTTCCCATTCCTGTGGTCATGTCGGCTATGCCGCCTTCCGCACAGTATTTAAGCGATGACGCGAACAGCTCTTCACAGCGGTTAATATGTGTAGGTATAACCTGCGTTCTCGGTACGTCGGTTCCTTCAACGGCTTCGCAGATAAATTTCAGCCCGTCTTTTTCCGAACCCATGTGAATTTCCACCACACCTGCCTTTCCGGCGATTATTCCGGCTACGCGTGTGTTGGAGATTATTCTTCTGAGTTCTTCAACCGACGGGTGCGAGGAACGGTGGTCTGCAAGAGCGATTTTTGTACCGATAATTTTGTCTATCAGGACAATGTCTGTCTGCATATTGTCGGTAATAGTTACGCTGGGCAGAGAGTAGGCGCCTGTGAAAATGAAGGTGGTGATGCCTTCGCTGTCGAGCGAACGGCTCTTTGCAAGCAGCTCCCTGAGCGAGCGGCAGATGCCGTCAGTTCCTAGAGGCGCTACCGCCGTCGTTATTCCCGCTTTTACAAAGCTGCTGAACTGTACCGGCGGCGTACGGAACTGAGGCCCGTTTTCTCCGCCTGCACCGTTGAAATGAATATGTCCGTCAACAAGCCCGGGAACTACCAGGCACGAATCTGCGTTGATAATTTCCGCTTCAGGGTCAAGCGCGCGGACATAAGCCTCGGAAATTTCATCTTCAATGGCGAGGATGTTGTTTTCCGCGGCAAGTATGTCTTTTTTGCCTATTAACTGCGGTGCGGCAACCGTACCGCCTTTTATTAACAGGAGACCCATAATATCGGATTACGCTTCTTTCTTTGTGTCAGACGGCCAGATTGCTATGCCGGTGAAGCCGTAGATCCATGCCGTGATAAAGCCGATGTAGCAGAGGAATGCCCAGGGTACGTATTCGAATACTGATACGCCGAGAACCGTTGACATGTAGATACCTGCGGCTGACCACGGGATAAGAGGAACAACGACCGTGCCTGAGTCTTCAAGCGTTCTTGAAAGAACTCTTCTTGAAACGTTCATGTCGTCGCAGAGATCTTTGTACATTGTACCCGGGACGATTTCGCTGAGGTAGGAGTTGCCTGTGCCGAGTCCGGTGAATATACCGGTAAGCGACATTGAAAGAACGAGTTTGCCCTTGCTGCCTTTGATGAATTTTTCTTTGAGCGCTTCGCTGATGCAGCGGAACGTGCCTGTGTATTCAAGCTGTCCGGCGAAGAGATACGCAAAGAAGACGACTGCGATTGAACCTGCCATGAAGGAAAGTCCGCCGCGGCAGAGAAGTTTGTCTATGCTTTCCACGCCTGTCGCAATGCTCGGACCTTTTGCCATAATTTTCATGACGTCTGACAGTGAATTGCCCTGCCACATTGCAAACGGAACTGCTGAAAGCAGTGCTGCCCAAAGCGTCGGAAGCGTCGGTTTGCCCCTGTAGGCAAGGACGAGAAGAAGAAGCGGCGGGAAAAGAACGAGCGGCGAGAATTTGAAGGTCGCGCAGAGAGCGTTGACGATTTCGTTGACCTGTCCCATCTCCATTGTTCCGCTTGCTTTTGCACCGATAAGTCCGTAAAGGATTATACTGATGATAAATGCCGGTGTTGTTGTCCAAAGCATTGAGCGGACGTGATCGATAACGTCAACTTCAGCCGTTGCGGCTGCGAGAACCGTTGTGTCTGAAATCGGGCTGAGTTTGTCGCCGAAATATGAACCGGCGATAACGGCACCGGCTGTGACTGCCGGAGAAACTCCGAGACCTACAGCGATTCCCATGAATGCTACGCCGAACGTTGCCGCCGAACCCCAGGAGGTGCCCGTAAGCGTTGACGAGATGCACGTTACGATGAACGTTGCGATAAGGAATGTTTTCGGTGTGAGGAGCTTAAGACCGATGTAGATGATGTAAGGAATTGTTCCTGACGCCATCCAGACTGCGATCATAGGTCCGACTGTGAGAAGGATCATGATTGCTCCGGAAGCGCGTGCGACCATAGGCACGATGCCTCCGTCAAACATTTCGCCCCAGCCGAAACCGTAGCCGAAACAATAGACTGCGGTTGTGAAAACGCCTATGAGCATGAGAAGAATTGCCGTGTCAAAATTGAAGACGAGTTTGCCGAGGATAATTATGGC carries:
- a CDS encoding beta-aspartyl-peptidase is translated as MMGLLLIKGGTVAAPQLIGKKDILAAENNILAIEDEISEAYVRALDPEAEIINADSCLVVPGLVDGHIHFNGAGGENGPQFRTPPVQFSSFVKAGITTAVAPLGTDGICRSLRELLAKSRSLDSEGITTFIFTGAYSLPSVTITDNMQTDIVLIDKIIGTKIALADHRSSHPSVEELRRIISNTRVAGIIAGKAGVVEIHMGSEKDGLKFICEAVEGTDVPRTQVIPTHINRCEELFASSLKYCAEGGIADMTTGMGSEAVPVTESVDRILAAGGDKLLAQYSLSTDGNGSMPVFNEAGDFVRMGVGDPSLLISSLRDIITQTKADLTQALSLVTANPAKRLKLFRKGKIEKNTDADILVLSQDNYSLQYVIAKGKPLMKAGKVVKFGTFENPENC
- the nhaC gene encoding Na+/H+ antiporter NhaC, translating into MSEAKKHREVTLASSVAIFVAILAIIILGKLVFNFDTAILLMLIGVFTTAVYCFGYGFGWGEMFDGGIVPMVARASGAIMILLTVGPMIAVWMASGTIPYIIYIGLKLLTPKTFLIATFIVTCISSTLTGTSWGSAATFGVAFMGIAVGLGVSPAVTAGAVIAGSYFGDKLSPISDTTVLAAATAEVDVIDHVRSMLWTTTPAFIISIILYGLIGAKASGTMEMGQVNEIVNALCATFKFSPLVLFPPLLLLVLAYRGKPTLPTLWAALLSAVPFAMWQGNSLSDVMKIMAKGPSIATGVESIDKLLCRGGLSFMAGSIAVVFFAYLFAGQLEYTGTFRCISEALKEKFIKGSKGKLVLSMSLTGIFTGLGTGNSYLSEIVPGTMYKDLCDDMNVSRRVLSRTLEDSGTVVVPLIPWSAAGIYMSTVLGVSVFEYVPWAFLCYIGFITAWIYGFTGIAIWPSDTKKEA